Proteins encoded together in one Xenopus laevis strain J_2021 chromosome 6L, Xenopus_laevis_v10.1, whole genome shotgun sequence window:
- the LOC108719110 gene encoding dual specificity protein phosphatase 22-like, which produces MGNGMNKILTGLFIGNFKDARDVEQLHKNNITHILSIHDSARPMLEGMKYLCIPASDSPSQNLIQHFKDSIAFIHECRLKGEGCLVHCLAGVSRSVTLVVAYVMTVTDFGWEDALSAVRGARTCANPNMGFQKQLEDFGKHDVHLFRTWLKDTYGESPFHDKDEAKQLLDKYKQQEATESQNATSSGRQWNSHLTSLSSMSYSNYTTET; this is translated from the exons ATGGGCAATGGAATGAACAAG ATCCTTACTGGTTTGTTTATTGGGAACTTTAAAG ATGCTCGAGACGTTGAACAGCTGCACAAAAATAACATTACTCATATACTCTCAATCCATGATAGTGCAAGACCTATGCTGGAG GGAATGAAATATCTCTGCATTCCTGCCTCAGATTCACCAAGTCAGAACTT GatacagcattttaaagacagcATAGCATTTATACATGAATGCCGGCTGAAGGGGGAAGGCTGTCTTGTTCACTG TTTGGCTGGAGTCTCCAGAAGTGTAACATTAGTAGTAGCCTATGTTATGACAGTCACAGATTTTGGTTGGGAAGATGCTTTGTCTGCTGTCAGAGGAGCAAGGACATGTGCCAATCCAAATATGGGCTTCCAGAAGCAGCTTGAGGACTTTGGAAAACATGATGTCCACCTT TTTAGGACGTGGCTGAAAGATACTTATGGGGAGAGTCCTTTTCATGATAAAGATGAAGCCAAGCAGCTACTTGACAAATATAAACAGCAAGAAGCCACAGAATCCCAAAATGCCACAAGTTCTGGAAGGCAGTGGAATAGTCACCTTACCTCTCTTTCATCTATGTCTTACAGCAACTACACTACAGAAACATAA